A portion of the Blautia hansenii DSM 20583 genome contains these proteins:
- a CDS encoding energy-coupling factor transporter transmembrane component T, with translation MENAAKGKNKIVELYPLTKFYLAIAAAIVAIVLPGILSKVICFLALNVLAIVSGVYPVFIRRVRNSVGILFLVLLVVQTFFAPGETVLFSFWIFKAKLEGLLFALKLGFILASVGSALIWFFAVTTEKDFVLALEKKGLSPKASYVVLSTLQMVPVLKKRSQTIMNAQKARGVETEGNIWIRAKVFVPTIVPLVLSSIQGTEERALTLEARGFSVETPSTHLYDIEPKPMDRVMTIVITVVFLLIILGRVLLWVI, from the coding sequence ATGGAAAATGCAGCAAAAGGGAAAAATAAAATTGTAGAATTGTATCCCCTGACAAAATTTTATTTAGCAATAGCGGCTGCAATTGTTGCAATTGTTTTACCGGGTATTCTGTCAAAAGTTATTTGTTTTCTGGCTTTAAATGTATTGGCAATAGTCAGCGGGGTATATCCGGTATTCATTAGAAGAGTGAGAAATTCTGTTGGAATTTTGTTTCTTGTACTTCTTGTTGTACAGACCTTTTTTGCACCGGGAGAAACAGTGCTGTTTTCTTTCTGGATTTTTAAGGCAAAATTGGAGGGGTTACTTTTTGCACTGAAGCTTGGATTTATTTTAGCCAGCGTAGGCTCGGCATTAATTTGGTTTTTTGCGGTAACTACGGAGAAGGATTTCGTACTTGCACTTGAAAAGAAGGGCTTAAGTCCGAAAGCATCTTATGTTGTACTGTCAACACTCCAGATGGTTCCTGTATTGAAAAAACGTTCTCAGACAATTATGAACGCACAGAAAGCAAGAGGTGTGGAAACAGAAGGAAATATTTGGATACGTGCCAAGGTATTTGTTCCTACGATTGTTCCATTGGTGCTTAGTTCTATTCAGGGAACAGAAGAAAGAGCGCTTACTTTGGAAGCACGTGGCTTTTCCGTAGAAACGCCCTCTACACATCTATATGATATCGAACCGAAGCCAATGGACAGAGTCATGACAATCGTGATAACAGTTGTATTTTTACTTATTATTTTAGGGAGAGTGTTATTATGGGTTATATAG
- a CDS encoding energy-coupling factor ABC transporter ATP-binding protein, with protein sequence MGYIELKNVTYTYPLAKEPSIKDVTISLEKGKFYAVVGANGSGKTTLCNIIRGFIPGFFQGEMEGEVLLEGKSLQQYTMGELAPKIGYVFQNPFNQITGARDNVYEEIAYGLENLGVKVEKIKDTVKKVMELTNTAYLAEKNPFELSGGQQQRVALASVLALEPDIFVIDEPTSQLDPKETERVFDIIDKMKKMGKTIILVEHKIELIAEYADEVLALEEGELIRQGEKHEVLSDLSLLERDIELPQSVILADELRKQGIPIDEKIITKAEMVHQLKKTMSKR encoded by the coding sequence ATGGGTTATATAGAACTGAAAAATGTTACATATACATATCCCCTTGCAAAAGAACCCAGTATTAAGGATGTTACTATTTCTTTGGAAAAAGGAAAATTTTATGCAGTTGTAGGAGCAAACGGAAGCGGAAAAACAACGTTATGCAATATTATCCGTGGATTTATTCCGGGATTTTTTCAAGGAGAAATGGAAGGTGAGGTACTTTTAGAAGGAAAATCCTTGCAGCAATATACAATGGGAGAATTAGCGCCAAAGATTGGTTATGTTTTTCAAAACCCTTTTAATCAGATTACGGGGGCGAGAGACAATGTATATGAGGAAATTGCCTATGGACTGGAAAATTTAGGCGTGAAAGTTGAGAAAATCAAAGATACTGTAAAAAAGGTTATGGAATTAACCAATACAGCGTATCTGGCAGAAAAAAATCCATTTGAATTGTCAGGAGGCCAGCAGCAAAGGGTAGCGTTGGCATCTGTTCTCGCTTTAGAGCCTGATATTTTTGTAATTGATGAGCCTACCTCCCAGCTTGATCCCAAAGAAACGGAAAGAGTTTTTGATATTATTGATAAGATGAAAAAAATGGGAAAAACAATTATTCTGGTAGAGCATAAAATTGAATTGATTGCAGAATATGCAGATGAGGTTTTGGCATTGGAAGAGGGAGAACTCATTCGACAAGGTGAGAAGCATGAGGTGCTGTCAGATTTATCTTTATTAGAGCGGGATATTGAGCTGCCTCAGTCGGTAATTTTGGCAGATGAGCTGCGAAAACAGGGTATTCCTATTGATGAAAAAATTATTACAAAGGCGGAAATGGTGCATCAGCTGAAGAAAACTATGAGTAAACGGTGA
- a CDS encoding energy-coupling factor ABC transporter ATP-binding protein, which yields MSFIKFENVKFVYPNGFSAVEDINFEIGQGENIAIVGQNGAGKTTTVKMINGLLKPTKGKVIVAGMDTSDFTTAALSRKAGYVFQNPDDQIFHNTVEKEIQFGPEVLKMSESKVKEMVEYSARLTGLTDVMEENPYNLPLSVRKFVTIASILAMDTDIVILDEPTAGQDIRGIRLLENILKELTAKGKTIVTITHDMEFVVNNFNKVFVMAHKNLLKITNPKEVFSDDRLLEESMLMKPYVSEIVSELGFPGQITSRAELVEYVKKAK from the coding sequence ATGTCATTTATTAAATTTGAAAATGTAAAATTTGTTTATCCAAATGGTTTTTCAGCTGTTGAGGATATTAATTTTGAAATCGGACAGGGGGAAAACATTGCCATTGTAGGACAAAATGGTGCAGGAAAGACCACTACTGTGAAGATGATTAACGGATTGTTAAAACCTACAAAGGGAAAAGTTATAGTTGCGGGTATGGATACAAGCGATTTTACGACAGCAGCTTTATCGAGAAAGGCAGGGTATGTTTTTCAAAATCCGGATGACCAGATATTCCATAATACTGTGGAAAAGGAAATTCAATTTGGGCCTGAGGTTTTGAAAATGAGCGAAAGTAAGGTTAAAGAGATGGTAGAATATTCTGCGAGGCTTACAGGACTTACAGATGTAATGGAAGAAAATCCGTATAACCTTCCGTTGTCAGTAAGAAAGTTCGTCACTATTGCATCTATTCTTGCAATGGACACAGATATTGTAATTTTGGATGAGCCTACGGCAGGACAGGATATTCGAGGAATACGTCTTTTGGAAAATATCTTAAAGGAGCTTACTGCAAAAGGAAAAACAATCGTTACGATTACACATGATATGGAATTTGTAGTTAATAATTTTAATAAAGTGTTTGTAATGGCGCATAAAAATCTTTTGAAGATTACAAATCCGAAAGAGGTGTTCAGTGATGACCGGTTATTGGAGGAGAGTATGCTGATGAAACCATACGTCAGTGAAATTGTATCTGAGCTGGGTTTTCCGGGGCAGATTACCTCAAGAGCTGAGCTGGTAGAATATGTGAAAAAGGCAAAATAG
- a CDS encoding MarR family winged helix-turn-helix transcriptional regulator has translation MDHYEVFHDILVNLFQEIMDIEGKALITSEFKDISVNDMHIMEAIGEENAKNMSSVAKLLSVTVGTLTIAINGLVKKGYVARERSEEDRRVVLISLTGKGRKANEHHKKFHDGMIQALLKDLDDEQQEILVKSLLNLREFFDSYENQK, from the coding sequence GTGGATCATTATGAGGTATTCCATGATATCCTTGTAAATTTATTTCAGGAAATTATGGATATAGAGGGAAAAGCACTGATTACTTCTGAATTTAAAGATATTTCTGTCAATGATATGCATATTATGGAGGCAATCGGAGAAGAAAACGCTAAAAATATGTCTTCTGTTGCAAAGCTTTTATCTGTTACGGTGGGCACTTTGACCATTGCTATTAATGGTTTAGTGAAGAAGGGATATGTAGCTAGGGAAAGAAGTGAGGAAGACCGCAGAGTTGTTCTTATTTCTCTCACAGGGAAGGGACGTAAAGCCAATGAGCACCATAAGAAATTTCATGACGGAATGATACAGGCTCTTTTAAAGGATTTAGATGATGAACAACAGGAAATTTTAGTGAAGTCCTTATTAAATTTAAGAGAATTCTTTGATTCTTATGAAAATCAGAAATAA
- a CDS encoding glycoside hydrolase family 3 C-terminal domain-containing protein, with protein MNFTDIFNVNDRVDMKLPYEQDKLIEELLAVNPNTVITFVGGSPVEMGSWLEKAKTVVWSWYAGMEGGNALAEVLFGAVTPSGKLPETFYKKHTDCSAHAIGEFPGGSKVHYTEGVFVGYRYNDTFQIEPEFCFGHGLSYTTFLYENPALVQKNGLNYVECDVTNTGTTAGKETVQIYTASVKRKETEPVQELKGFEKTKLLFPGECQRVSVLVEGMIEKKNLRIGSSSRDIRFVIESR; from the coding sequence GTGAATTTCACTGATATCTTCAATGTAAATGACAGAGTTGATATGAAGCTTCCATATGAGCAGGATAAGCTGATTGAGGAGCTGCTTGCAGTAAATCCGAATACAGTAATTACATTTGTAGGTGGAAGTCCCGTAGAGATGGGAAGCTGGTTGGAAAAAGCAAAAACAGTTGTCTGGAGCTGGTATGCGGGAATGGAAGGCGGAAATGCACTGGCGGAGGTATTGTTTGGAGCTGTGACTCCATCCGGAAAGCTGCCTGAGACTTTCTATAAAAAACATACAGATTGTTCTGCTCATGCCATTGGAGAATTTCCGGGAGGTTCTAAGGTGCACTATACAGAAGGCGTGTTTGTGGGATACCGATACAACGATACCTTTCAGATAGAGCCGGAGTTCTGTTTCGGACATGGTTTATCCTATACAACATTTTTATATGAAAATCCTGCGTTGGTTCAGAAAAACGGCTTGAATTATGTGGAATGCGATGTGACAAACACAGGAACAACCGCAGGCAAGGAAACAGTTCAGATTTATACAGCATCTGTGAAGAGAAAAGAAACAGAGCCGGTTCAGGAATTAAAAGGATTTGAAAAAACCAAACTGCTGTTTCCGGGAGAATGCCAGAGAGTATCTGTACTTGTAGAAGGAATGATAGAAAAGAAAAATTTACGAATTGGAAGCTCTTCCAGAGACATCCGATTCGTAATAGAGAGCAGGTGA
- a CDS encoding glycoside hydrolase family 43 protein, which produces MKYRNPILSGFHPDPSICRAGEDFYLVTSTFEFYPGVPVYHSRNLVDWELLGYCMTEENEFNLEKSAPSGGIYAPTIRYCEGMFFMITTNVSDKGHFIVYTEDIKKGWSKPQWISGGGIDPTLFWDDDGRVYFVSNGNDEEGRSTIEICEINPFNGKLLSERRILSYGCGGKYPEGAHLYKRFGKYYLMLAEGGTEYGHMETIQRADDIYGPYEPCPHNPILTHRDDTKGEIHCTGHADIVEDQNGNWWMVCLGTRCNGGERGIMMQHHLGRETFLTPVVWSENGWPIVGNNGKIALSMEGPLPEEVSDTDYTEKLNFEDNFSKAEFDLRYNYLRNPHAECYVREQENKSLFLKGTEETLNNQASPTWIGVRQQEFCCDAKVDIEVCETREGFRAGLTAFYNQYYHYEICVAKNQNKREIQLAKHVHDIFAVTAKAEIPAGKQISLRVESDKGKYYFYYTVNGEKEVFLGSGLTAGLSTEGTVPMSFTGTYLALFAENGDARFKNFSIKYKK; this is translated from the coding sequence ATGAAATACAGAAATCCTATTCTTTCCGGATTTCATCCTGATCCGTCTATATGTAGGGCAGGAGAAGATTTTTATCTCGTAACATCAACATTTGAATTTTATCCGGGAGTGCCTGTTTATCACAGCCGTAATCTGGTTGACTGGGAACTGCTGGGATATTGCATGACAGAAGAAAATGAGTTTAACTTAGAAAAAAGCGCACCATCAGGTGGGATTTATGCACCGACTATCCGCTATTGTGAGGGTATGTTCTTTATGATTACCACCAATGTGTCAGATAAAGGACATTTTATTGTGTATACGGAGGATATTAAGAAGGGATGGTCAAAACCACAATGGATTTCCGGCGGAGGGATTGATCCAACGCTTTTCTGGGATGATGACGGAAGAGTATATTTTGTGTCTAATGGAAATGACGAAGAAGGACGCAGCACCATTGAAATATGTGAGATTAATCCTTTTAACGGGAAGCTTTTGTCAGAGCGCCGGATTTTAAGCTATGGATGCGGAGGAAAATATCCGGAAGGGGCACATCTATATAAACGGTTTGGCAAATATTACCTGATGCTGGCAGAAGGCGGTACCGAATATGGTCACATGGAAACCATCCAGCGCGCAGATGATATATACGGACCATACGAACCCTGTCCTCATAATCCGATTTTGACTCATCGTGATGATACAAAGGGAGAGATACACTGTACAGGACACGCAGATATTGTGGAAGACCAGAATGGAAATTGGTGGATGGTCTGTCTTGGCACTCGTTGCAACGGTGGAGAAAGAGGAATTATGATGCAGCATCATTTGGGGAGAGAAACATTTTTGACGCCGGTTGTATGGAGTGAAAACGGATGGCCGATTGTAGGAAATAACGGTAAAATTGCACTTTCTATGGAAGGACCGCTTCCGGAAGAAGTATCGGATACAGATTATACGGAAAAATTGAATTTTGAAGATAATTTTTCAAAGGCGGAGTTTGACCTCAGATACAATTATCTCAGAAATCCTCATGCAGAATGTTATGTAAGAGAACAGGAAAATAAATCCCTGTTTTTAAAAGGAACAGAAGAAACGTTGAATAATCAGGCAAGTCCTACATGGATTGGCGTAAGACAGCAGGAATTTTGCTGTGATGCAAAAGTTGATATTGAAGTGTGTGAGACAAGAGAAGGATTTCGTGCAGGATTGACAGCTTTTTATAATCAGTATTATCACTATGAAATCTGTGTTGCAAAAAATCAGAATAAACGGGAAATCCAGCTTGCAAAACATGTGCATGATATTTTTGCGGTAACAGCAAAAGCTGAAATTCCGGCAGGAAAACAGATATCTCTTCGAGTGGAGTCAGATAAAGGAAAATATTATTTCTATTATACTGTAAACGGAGAGAAAGAAGTATTTTTAGGAAGCGGATTGACAGCCGGCTTGTCAACGGAAGGGACAGTACCAATGTCCTTTACAGGAACGTATCTTGCACTCTTTGCAGAAAACGGGGATGCAAGATTTAAGAACTTCAGTATAAAATATAAGAAGTAA
- a CDS encoding AraC family transcriptional regulator gives MEILSSCKDSIANCIEQKFFAIAHLYSDEKPMDMHIHDCYEIYYSISGGKQFLIDNCFYNIFPGDIFFINQYESHHLTQIDSQVHERIIISIYPDFLKSLCTENTNLDACFQNRSMRSNHKVSLTTEEQKNFQYFIHKLSHIQGYGSDILEKATFLELMVFLNKRFHKNRIADTDKEIGSNAQVDSILSYINQHIEEPLSLEQLSSHFFLSSSYLCRLFKSATGTTINKYITAKRISYAKELLAEGYTVSEASIKCGFNDYSNFFKAFTKATKVSPKKYAQFLAQ, from the coding sequence ATGGAAATACTCAGCTCCTGCAAAGACTCTATTGCAAACTGTATTGAACAGAAGTTTTTTGCCATCGCCCATTTATACAGCGATGAAAAGCCTATGGATATGCACATTCATGATTGTTACGAGATTTATTATTCCATATCCGGCGGAAAACAGTTTTTAATCGATAACTGCTTTTATAATATTTTCCCCGGTGATATTTTCTTTATTAACCAGTACGAAAGTCATCATCTAACACAGATTGACAGTCAGGTACACGAACGCATTATTATTTCTATTTATCCTGACTTTTTAAAGTCTTTGTGCACAGAAAACACCAATTTGGACGCATGCTTTCAAAACAGAAGTATGCGCTCCAATCACAAAGTCTCTTTGACCACAGAGGAACAGAAAAACTTTCAGTATTTTATTCATAAGCTTTCTCATATTCAAGGATATGGTTCTGACATTTTAGAAAAGGCTACCTTTTTAGAATTGATGGTTTTTCTCAATAAAAGATTTCATAAAAACCGTATTGCAGATACAGATAAAGAAATCGGCTCAAATGCACAGGTAGACAGTATCTTATCCTACATTAATCAACATATTGAAGAACCTTTAAGTCTGGAGCAGCTGTCATCTCACTTTTTTTTAAGTTCCTCTTACTTATGCCGGCTCTTTAAATCTGCCACCGGCACTACCATTAACAAATATATTACCGCCAAACGCATTTCTTATGCAAAAGAGCTGCTGGCAGAGGGATATACAGTAAGTGAAGCCAGTATAAAATGCGGATTTAATGATTATAGTAACTTTTTTAAGGCGTTTACCAAAGCGACGAAAGTATCGCCTAAAAAATATGCCCAGTTTTTGGCACAATGA
- a CDS encoding helix-turn-helix transcriptional regulator, translated as MYKHVHGRYQQKLNIIFIILSVFITLILSSVLGFFLSRQSEESYKNSISLSRTILEEKAETSLKNISNTMTDIVNDSLIKEWSTSYQKDNFYFLSSQVQRALTKYCSTSETRFQTYLLIDNTNTTNDEIAPSDVLSPKGSFSVSDFLKSKDLTPKDLSKIREYFSTHMFPYVLPHYNEKGQLDFLYYWIKGYQHPQTCIYMAEIPVNSIVNNTENQKFWIANDDGLFLPCTTDKETTKLLKTLQQYINPNKSIIKTSDYYIASSHLPSMNWSIYYLYDHNSLGILNIFFFLVFVVLIYILLSTLFFYIAKLLYQPIYETLKPTLKEENEHFDEFKILDENLNRLQTLNKNLLETQKTTDRLMVQQYYQNLLTDCNGYLAEIKKPYFSETANFCVGLLCLHPEQEDALDTALLGQLELYKNILFQECIKQKNCFMVKLSMYRCGLIIQADNLDQAKKLLNQIFSHSKGLNKTEKSWEEQIILSPVKKGLENINSSYRETLKIAEYLSMLPHDKIITYDSIASVDCTTYSYPLSTENKLISEVIDGQEKALDLFDELIRENLTKKRLSMEVLQNFVYTLIGTVNRIFQELKSSPEDFIGRPINYEYWYTHWGDSVTITAIKAVLSDVIAAKKQRSQTQDELLLTQMLDYIHENFKDNIMLNDLADQFNISPKYCGILFKQLSDNNFKDYLNRYRIEQAKKLIQERPSMKTKDLSVMTGFNSSNTFIRVFGKYTGTTPQKYAEQIMENKL; from the coding sequence ATGTATAAACATGTTCATGGCAGATATCAGCAGAAATTGAATATTATTTTTATTATTCTGTCAGTTTTCATAACCCTTATCCTTTCTTCTGTTCTGGGATTTTTTCTCTCCAGACAATCAGAGGAAAGCTACAAAAATTCTATATCACTTTCCAGAACAATCTTAGAAGAGAAAGCAGAAACATCACTGAAAAATATTTCCAATACCATGACCGATATTGTAAATGATTCCCTTATCAAAGAATGGTCGACTTCTTATCAAAAAGATAATTTCTATTTTCTGTCTTCTCAAGTACAAAGAGCCTTGACAAAATATTGTAGTACCAGTGAAACACGCTTTCAGACTTATTTACTTATTGATAATACTAATACTACAAATGATGAAATCGCTCCTTCCGATGTTCTTTCACCGAAAGGCTCTTTTTCTGTTTCGGACTTTTTGAAAAGTAAAGATTTGACCCCAAAAGATTTGTCCAAAATCAGAGAATATTTTAGCACTCACATGTTTCCTTATGTGCTCCCTCATTACAACGAAAAAGGGCAGTTAGACTTTCTCTATTATTGGATTAAAGGATATCAGCATCCTCAAACCTGTATTTACATGGCAGAAATCCCTGTAAATTCCATTGTAAATAATACTGAAAATCAAAAATTCTGGATTGCAAATGATGACGGACTATTCCTTCCCTGTACGACAGATAAGGAAACAACCAAGCTGTTAAAAACTCTTCAGCAATATATAAATCCTAACAAAAGCATAATAAAGACTTCGGATTACTATATTGCGTCCTCACATTTGCCTTCTATGAATTGGAGTATATACTATTTATATGACCACAACAGTCTTGGCATCCTGAACATCTTCTTCTTTCTGGTTTTCGTAGTTCTTATCTATATTTTGCTGTCTACTTTGTTTTTTTATATAGCAAAGCTTTTATATCAACCAATTTATGAGACTTTAAAACCAACACTAAAAGAAGAAAACGAACACTTTGATGAATTCAAAATTTTAGACGAAAACTTAAACCGACTTCAAACTTTAAATAAAAATTTACTGGAAACGCAGAAAACTACTGATAGACTTATGGTTCAACAATATTATCAAAACCTTCTGACAGACTGTAACGGTTATCTTGCAGAGATTAAAAAACCTTATTTCTCAGAAACCGCAAACTTTTGTGTAGGGCTCCTCTGCCTCCATCCGGAACAGGAAGATGCTCTGGACACTGCTTTATTGGGACAGTTAGAGCTTTACAAAAATATTTTGTTTCAGGAATGTATTAAACAAAAAAATTGTTTCATGGTAAAATTATCCATGTATCGCTGTGGATTGATTATTCAGGCAGATAATTTAGATCAGGCAAAGAAACTATTAAACCAAATTTTTTCCCATTCAAAAGGCTTAAATAAAACAGAAAAAAGCTGGGAAGAACAGATTATTTTAAGTCCGGTAAAAAAAGGATTGGAAAATATCAATAGTTCTTATCGAGAAACTTTAAAAATAGCAGAATATCTCTCTATGCTGCCACATGACAAAATTATTACTTATGACTCTATTGCTTCTGTGGATTGTACTACCTACTCTTATCCTCTTTCCACAGAAAATAAATTGATTTCAGAAGTAATAGATGGACAAGAAAAGGCGCTGGATTTATTTGATGAACTCATCCGTGAAAATCTTACCAAGAAAAGACTTTCCATGGAAGTGCTGCAAAATTTTGTCTATACCTTAATCGGAACAGTTAACCGAATTTTTCAGGAATTAAAGTCCTCTCCGGAAGATTTTATCGGACGTCCGATTAACTACGAATACTGGTACACCCATTGGGGAGACTCTGTAACAATTACTGCTATAAAAGCCGTGCTTTCCGATGTAATTGCAGCAAAAAAACAGCGCAGTCAAACACAAGATGAACTTTTATTAACACAAATGCTGGATTATATTCACGAAAATTTTAAAGACAATATTATGCTGAACGACTTAGCAGACCAATTTAATATTTCTCCAAAATACTGCGGTATTTTATTTAAGCAGCTAAGTGACAACAATTTCAAAGATTATTTAAACCGATATCGTATTGAACAGGCAAAAAAATTAATTCAGGAAAGACCTTCTATGAAAACAAAGGATTTAAGTGTTATGACAGGCTTTAACAGCTCCAACACTTTTATCCGTGTATTTGGGAAATATACAGGCACAACCCCTCAAAAATACGCAGAACAAATTATGGAAAATAAGCTTTAG
- a CDS encoding ABC transporter permease, with protein MKKKKPLFKRILAAKELYLLLIPGLVWYLLFAYRPMTELRIAFYDYNVFQGIEGSTFVGLDNFIEFFTGRDFLRVLKNTLMISFWQLLICFPVPIALAICITEMRNKFISRMTQMSTLLTHFISVVVVCGIVINFLSPSTGVVNLFLEKLGIDPIYFMTKPEYFKGIYTLMTLWQNAGFDALVYIAAIMGIDPQLYEAATVDGAGKLKKIFHVTIPGITPTIVTMLILKLGGIIKVGYEAILLLYQPATYSAADVISTYSYRLAFENGNYGLSVAAGLFESVVAFIMVILANKFSKKISDSALW; from the coding sequence GTGAAAAAAAAGAAACCGCTGTTTAAAAGGATTTTAGCAGCAAAAGAATTATATCTCTTATTAATACCCGGTCTTGTCTGGTATTTGCTTTTTGCATACCGTCCAATGACTGAGCTTAGAATTGCATTTTATGACTATAACGTATTTCAGGGGATAGAGGGAAGTACCTTTGTAGGACTTGATAATTTTATTGAATTTTTTACCGGAAGGGATTTTTTAAGAGTATTAAAAAATACATTGATGATTTCTTTTTGGCAGCTTTTGATTTGCTTCCCGGTACCCATTGCACTTGCAATCTGTATTACAGAAATGAGAAATAAATTTATCAGTAGAATGACACAAATGTCGACATTGCTGACTCATTTTATTTCGGTTGTAGTTGTATGTGGTATTGTCATTAACTTTCTGTCACCAAGTACAGGTGTGGTTAATCTGTTTTTAGAAAAGCTGGGAATTGACCCTATTTACTTTATGACAAAGCCGGAGTATTTTAAAGGAATTTATACGTTAATGACTTTATGGCAGAATGCTGGTTTTGATGCGTTGGTTTATATCGCAGCAATTATGGGAATTGATCCCCAGTTGTACGAGGCGGCTACTGTTGATGGCGCCGGAAAGTTGAAAAAGATTTTTCATGTTACTATTCCCGGAATTACACCTACAATCGTAACAATGTTAATTTTGAAATTGGGAGGTATTATTAAAGTAGGATACGAAGCAATTTTGCTTTTATATCAGCCGGCAACTTATTCAGCAGCCGATGTTATTTCTACATATTCTTACCGTCTGGCATTTGAAAACGGAAATTATGGTCTGTCTGTTGCGGCAGGATTGTTTGAGTCTGTTGTGGCATTTATTATGGTAATACTTGCAAATAAGTTCAGTAAGAAAATTTCTGACAGTGCATTATGGTAG
- a CDS encoding carbohydrate ABC transporter permease → MAGKKVKQGQVMGLGEKTFNVFMVLLGILITFIALYPIYYVLISSFSKPFFVENGDVLLGIKEFTTASYEAVFKRDGLWTAYGNAIFYTVFGLLANMFFTTTMAYALSKKSLVGRKFFTLFVIFTMWFNAGIIPTYMNFNNMGLLNTRTAIIFGFAIETYNLIIMKSFFEQVPEALEEAAFIDGAGHFRVFWNIYLPLSKPALATVGLFYGISRWNGYFWTMQLLKDDNKIPLQVFLKKLIVERVANPSDAAIVTRDSLTSPTTQVYALIIMAILPMVVVFPFVQKYFKTGLTLGGVKG, encoded by the coding sequence ATGGCAGGAAAAAAAGTGAAACAGGGACAGGTTATGGGATTAGGAGAGAAGACCTTTAATGTGTTTATGGTACTTCTGGGAATTCTGATTACTTTTATTGCTCTGTATCCTATTTATTACGTATTGATTTCTTCCTTTAGTAAGCCCTTCTTTGTGGAAAACGGAGATGTGCTTTTAGGAATTAAAGAATTTACAACAGCCAGCTATGAGGCTGTATTTAAAAGAGATGGATTATGGACAGCGTATGGAAATGCTATATTCTATACAGTATTTGGTTTACTCGCAAATATGTTTTTTACCACCACCATGGCGTATGCTCTGTCTAAGAAGTCTTTGGTAGGAAGAAAATTTTTTACATTGTTTGTTATTTTTACCATGTGGTTTAATGCCGGTATTATACCGACCTATATGAACTTTAACAACATGGGGCTTTTAAATACAAGAACAGCAATTATCTTTGGGTTTGCTATTGAAACATATAACTTGATTATTATGAAAAGCTTTTTTGAACAGGTACCTGAAGCGCTTGAAGAAGCTGCATTTATTGACGGTGCAGGACATTTCAGGGTGTTTTGGAATATATATTTGCCATTATCAAAACCGGCTCTTGCAACAGTGGGACTTTTCTATGGTATTAGCCGATGGAATGGATATTTCTGGACCATGCAGCTTTTGAAGGATGATAATAAAATTCCGCTTCAGGTATTTTTGAAAAAATTAATTGTAGAGCGTGTGGCAAATCCGTCAGATGCGGCAATCGTTACAAGAGACTCTTTGACATCGCCGACAACACAGGTATATGCCTTGATTATTATGGCAATTCTGCCTATGGTTGTGGTATTCCCGTTTGTACAGAAGTATTTTAAAACAGGTCTTACACTTGGTGGTGTAAAAGGTTAA